AAAAATTATCCATGAGACACCTAATGTAAAACGTTTTCGACTTGTTCCAACCGATCAATCTCTTTTACCACCTTTTACAGGGGGATCTCATATTGAAACGACCATTGAAAATAATGATCAACGTTTTGTTCGTTCCTATTCTTTAACAAGTCCCCCAACCGAACGTAATTTTTATGAAATTGCCATTCAACGAGATCCACATTCTCGTGGTGGATCAGTGTTTTGGCATGAACAGGCTGAGATTGGTCAAACACTATGTATCAGTTTTCCAAGAAATCATTTTCCACTTAGTTCACGTGGCCGTCACCATGCATTTTATGCGGCAGGTATTGGGATTACACCATTCCTAACCATGATTCGTGATTTGCCAAAAGAAGATACTTTTGAATTGCATTATGCAGCTAGAACAAAACAATCTTGTGCTTTTTATGATTATTTACAAGAGCACTATCCGGATCAAACAACGTTTTACTTTAGCCGAGTTCAAAATCCCCAACGGTTGACAACGGACATAATGGCAACTCATCGCGTTGGAACTCACGTTTACTTTTGTGGGCCAACGCCCATGGTAGAAGAATTTCGTAACGCAGCCAAATCTATAGGCTATCCTGTTAGTGCTATTCATTTTGAATTGTTCGGTAACAACGCTGACAACTTACCAAAAAATCCTTTCATCGTGGAACTTACTGAAAGTGAGCAAATACTTGAAGTATCTGACAAAGAAACTTTACTTGAAACACTTTTAAAGGCAGGCATTGATGCTCCTCATTCTTGCCGTATTGGTGGTTGTGGAAGTTGTGAAGTAGATGTTATCGAGGGTGAAGTAGATCACCGAGATGTTTTCTTAAGTGAGGAAAATAAAAAGACGCGTAAAACGATCTTAACTTGCTGTTCACGTGCCAAATCAGAAAAACTTACTTTAAAACTATAAAAAGGGAGAGAATGAAAATGACAATTCAAACAAGTGTATTAACATTAAAAAACTATATTAACGGTCAATGGAGTGAACCCATTTCAAAACAATACGAAGAAGTGATTAATCCTGCTAACCAAGAAGTAATTGCTTACGCTCCCCTTTCAACAAAAGAAGAAACAGAACTCGCTATTCAAGCAGCAAAAGAAAGTTTTCATTCAGGTATTTGGGCTTCTAAAACTACACACGAACGAGCAGCAGTATTAGTCGAAATCGCCAATAAAATTGATGAAATGGCAGAAGAATTAACAATCCTAGAAACACTCGATAATGGTAAACGAAAAGATGAAGCAAGCTTTGATATTGCGGATGCCGCAACAGCCTTCCGATACTATGCAGGTCTAATCTTACATCCAGATGGCGAGACTTATCCCGTACCTGATAATGTGCAGGCAATGGTGATAAAAGAACCAATCGGGGTTGCAGGATTGATCGTACCATGGAATTTTCCTCTATTAATGGCTGTATGGAAAATCGCTCCGGCATTAGCAGCAGGTAATAGTATTGTTTTCAAACCCTCTGAGGTCACACCTGTAACAGCTATGAAACTGTTTGAAATTATGCATGATGCTGGTGTACCAAAAGGTGTTGCTAATATGGTCATCGGACATGGTGATCCCGTTGGCCAAACGATTGCAGAAAGCATAGATGTTGATATCATCTCCTTTACTGGTAGTACAAATACTGGACGTAAAATAATGCAGGCAGCAAGCAGTAATCTGAAGAAGATTTCCTTAGAACTTGGGGGCAAATCACCTAATATTATTTTTGCTGATGCAGATTTAGAAACAGCTGTTGATTATGGATTATTTGGGATTTTCTATGGTGCAGGTCAAGTTTGTTCTTCAGGTAGTCGGATTTTAGTTGAAGAGAGCATATATGATGAGTTTGTTGCACGGTATATTAAGCGGGCCAACAATATTAAAGTAGGTCCCGGACTTGCAGAAGAAACAGAAATGGGTGCAATTGTTAGTGAACAACAGATGAATCGCATTTTAAATTATATTGAAAGTGGGATTCAAGAAGGTGCTACACTTGCTACTGGTGGTAAACGCCTCATAGAAAATGGATTAGACAAAGGATTCTTTATAGCTCCAACTGTTTTCACAGATGTTACAAACGATATGCGTATCGTCCGCGAAGAAATCTTTGGCCCAGTAGTTACTATCCAAAAGTTCCATTCTGAAGAAGAGGCCATTCAACTCGCAAATGATACGGATTATGGCTTAGCTGGTGGCGTTTTTTCCAATGATGGCGCAAAAGCCTTACGTGTGATTAAAAAAGTTCGCGCGGGTATTACGTGGGTTAATGATTATCACCCAACTTATGTAGAAGCTCCTTGGGGTGGTTACAAACAAAGTGGAATTGGGCGCAGTTTAGGTAAATACGGTCTAGAGGAATTCCAAGAAACAAAACAGATCAATATTCGCCTAAATGTTGAACCAAATGGTTGGTTTAACTAACAAAAAAGTAAATCATTGAATTAGTATATAAAAAACAAAACGCCAAAATGCTGTGATTCTTTGCATGTTGGCGTTTTCAATTTTAAGTCAATGGCCTATTAAAAGGTAGCGAATTAGATGTTGTAGTAAACTTTGTAAAACTATTGTGAAGTGTTTTGTAAATTCAATCATACTACCTTCAATTGTACTAAAATAGTCTTTAGAATTGGACAATTTTACTTTGTAAAGGAGATCCGTATGTTTAAAGGCGAAAAAGTATTCGAAAGTGAAAAATCCATCAAATATCTGTTCCAAAAATCATATGCAAAGACAAATAACTTAGTTATTATCTTTTCAGCATTTCCTACTAAAGGAAAGCAACCAACATATAATTTTGTTCGAACCTTATCGGAGTTCGATTGTAACAAGCTATTTATATTAGACGATTTCGGTAGTCGAGCAAGTTACTATCTATGTGAAAAGAAAGACTTCGCCATCGAAAGATCCGTCATTTCTTTAATTAATTTTATTATCAAAGAAAATGACATTAATTTTATCATTTCTTGTGGTTCTAGCAAAGGTGGCTATGCAGCATTATATTATGGCATTAAGTATGGATTCGATCACATTATCGCTGCTTCGCCTCAATATTATTTAGGTGACTATTTATTAGATCAGACAAATTCACAGGATGTGACTCTTTTTATGTCCGGAGTTTCAGCAGATGAAGATCACCGATTTCTGAATGAGATTATGCCGAAGATGATTGAGAAAACACAAAACAAGCCTAATATTTTCATTCATCTGGGTAAAGATGAGCCACACTATGAAAATCATGTAAAGCCCTTATTAGCAAAATTAGATGAAGTTCATATCAATTACGAACTTAATTTGGGTAACTATCATAAACATAGTGATGTTGGCAAATTCTTTCCTACTCTATTGAAAAACACGATTCGAGAGTTATTAAATTATCCATCACTTGAAATCATCCAATCGATGAAGGGAAAGCAATCCATTGGTTCACAATGCATATTTGAGGTTATAACCGACTCTGAGAAAAATAATATTGCATGGTATGTCTACCGTGATAACGAACGAATTGATATGAAAAATTATTCGACCGATCATCAACTTTCAGTAACATTTGACCGAGTTGGAAAATATCATGCAAAAGCATTTGCAGTTAATAGCTTAAAGCATAAAGTTTCTGTTAGTTCTGAAGAGATTGAGGTTTTTTAATATCTGCTGGGGCATTCAACTAAAATACGAATTTAAAACAAGCAAACTTTACTTGCACCATTCAGGGAGGACTCGATCGTTTACTTACCCTACTCATTGCTTAAGAGTTCCAAAAAATAGTTGATTAAATAATTTAAAAACCCCATGGGATGCATGGGGTCAGTGAAATGTTACTTGGTATTAAATATTACCACTTCTATTTCGTTATCTTTACTGATTTTACCTGACTATCGTTATAAATTTCACTATTATAAACGGCTCTTATTTTGAATTTATAAGTATTGCCTCTGCCAAAATACGATAGTTTCTTTGAGGTACTCTTTGTTGTATAAAATTTATAATAATAGTTTGATCCACTGTGTGCATAGTAGATTTCATACTTTTTGGCACCCGTCACTTTTTTCCATTTTAATGTAACCGTATATTTACTTGAGTTGGAAGCTGTTATAATGGTTGGTGACTTAGGTTTGATGATAAATGTAAATGATCTGGTTATGCCTTCATATTGTCCTTTACCTTTAATGGTAACAGTAGCTTTTCCAACGTTTTTGTTGTTTTTATATGAAACGGTATAATCCACATTCTTCTTTAGAGTTGTTTTTGGTGTTTTAACTGTAATTGATGGTTGAATTGCTTTTCCCGTATAAGCATAGCTACTTTTCGCATTGGATCTGACTGAAAAAGCTTTTGGGTCAGTTGAGAACCAATAATACGTACCATTTGCTTTACGGATTCTGAATAATGGATAACCATCAGATTTTTTTAGTAATGCTCCGGCATATGCATAGCTTTGTGCTCCTGGATATAAAAGTACTTTGCGGGCATCGTATTCCTTCAAATCCCCGTAAAATATTGCCGTACTAATCGGCTGAATCCCTCGATAATTTTTTGAAAAGTAAAAATCAGAGGTATATTGGTTGTTATATATAATATCAGTCGCAGCCAATTGCTCATCTTTGCTATTTTTTATGTGTTTTAAGTTATATTTAAAAAATAGCCATTGTTCATCACTTTGTGGCAGCACATTATATTTGTATTCTTGTTGCACAATTTGATTTGCCTTTTCACCTGTTGTCAATTCTAATAATTGAAGTTCAACTTCTTTCTTGGTTTTAAAAGAATATGGTTGATAAGTAAAGATTGTTTTCTCATATGCGTTAAAAGGATTTTCTCTAGTACCGAGCACTGATGCTTCAGCTCGATCTACAATCGACAAACTTAAAAATAAAGTACATGCAAAAATAAATGAATAGAATAGTTTTTTCATTGTTCACCCTCCTTACCAAATATTATCTATATAATGAATTTTATTCCATAATCATAATCTATCATTTTACTCAAAATCCATTCAGTCCGATAGCATTAGTAATAGTAAAATGAGTAACCATAAAACCTCACAAAATTATTAAATCTCTAATTTTAAAACAGAAATTTGAATTTCCTTCGGTTACAGTAGAATCTATATGTACTTTTAAATCCTTATTAGAAGTAAAAATTATTACTCCAAATCTATTTTCCGTTTGGATTATCTAACCTTCGAATGCTTATAGTATTATGCGACCTTTGTAAAACAATTGTGAAGAATTTTTACTGTCTAATACAACCTTCAATTGCAAAAAAATAATGAATGATTTGATATGATGAATTTTACTTTACGAAGGAAAGCCCCATGTAGATAGATAGATACAAACATCGTGGTCATTAGTATTTATTGTTTTCGAAAATCTTCTTACATTTTCAATGGTTTGATGTATTTTCACTGAGTCATCTTTAAAATACATATTAGATTTTCTCAAGTTTCAGTAGTAACTTAACTTGATTTTCACCACTTAGGAGATTTTATGCTACACTCGTGGGGGCTTTTGCTTCACTCACCAGCATTATTGAAAAATCGCGAATACATAAAAAACCCTATAAAGTAAAATGTTAATCATTTACTTTATAGGGTTACTATTAATTTTAATCGATTCTGACTTTACAAACTCTGATAAATTCTATTTTAGTACTTGAATTTTGATAATGATTGGTCAAGTGATTCTGCCATATGGGAAAGGTCTTGAGCCATTCCTAGAATTTCTTGCATGGATGCATTTTGTTCTTCCATGGTTGCTGATAATTCTTCTGTCCCTGCAGATGATTCTTGGCTGATTGCCGCAATACTTTCAACAGCTTTTAGCACTTCTGTGGTTGCATCATGAATCGTTTTAGATGCACTGTTGACGTGATCGATTTTGTTAACCATATCATCAATATTTTGGTGGATATCATCAAAAGCTTGTCTATTTTGATCAATTAAATTGGCACCTACTTGAACTTCTTGAACAACACCGTTCATAGATTGTTCAACTTCCTGTGTTTCTTTTAATACACCATCAATAATGGTCGAAATTTGACTTGTAGATTGTGCTGATTGTTCGGCAAGTTTTCTTACCTCATCAGCTACGACTGAAAAGCCTTTTCCGTGCTCACCAGCACGTGCTGCTTCAATAGCTGCATTTAAAGCCAATAAATTCGTTTGATCCGCAATGTCATTAATTACATCAAGAATTCTTCTAATTTCTTTTGACTTTTCACCTAATTGTTGAACAATACTTGCAGTGGATGCTACTTTCTCCTCGATTACTTGCATACCTTGTATCGATTGCTTAGCACTTTGTAATCCTTTTTCAACCGAAGCTTCTGTTCTTTGTGAACTATTCGTCATCTCTTCCAAATATTGACCGATATTTTTCCCTGCTTGATCTACATGTTGAACTTTTTCTAACGTTTCATTAGCATGTTGAGCCTGATCAGTCGAACCAGCAGCTAATTGTTCCGTTGTTGCAGATACTTGTTCAATGCCATCACTTATTTCATTGGTATATGTCAATAAATTTTCACTATATGAAGATACTTGTTTAGAAATATCTGCAGCATCTTTAATCAGTGTGTGAGTATTAGAGGTCATATCATTCATAGCTTTCGCTAATTGACCGATTTCATCTTTTGACTGAATCGTTAAAGCTTCTGTTGTTAAATTACCACCAGCAATTTCTTCTACTTTATCGACTACTTTTACTATTGGCTTAACTAATCCTCTCGCAATGAATGTAACCAATATGGCAAGAATCAGGATACCAATTAGACTGATCATAATGGAATACTTGGTCAATGAATTGGCTTCTTGTTTTACCTCGTTTAAAGGCACAGTAACCATGAGTGACCAAGGTGTATTTGTAGATTCTATATGGATTGGTGTATACACTTTATAGACATCATCACCATTTGAGGCTACATCAGTATAGGATAGAGATTGACCTGTTTGTACCGCGTTTGATACTTTACTTGAATTTGTACCAGCAAGCTTAAAGCTACTCTTTCCGATTAATTTATGTAATTTGTGAGATACAATTGTTCCATCATTCGATATAATCGCCCCATAACCACTGTTATAGAGATGAATCGAGTTGCTTATTTTTTGCATAGAATCTAGACTAATATCTACCCCAGCAGCCCCAACTACCTTGTCATTAATCTTAATAGGTACGACAATCGTGGTCATTAGTACTTTTTTTCCACTTATTTGATAAGTGTATGGATTGAGGATGACTTCTTTGCCCGTCTTTTTAGCAAGCTGATAATAATCATTTTCTCCAGGCTTATCATAATCATCTGATGCTAACAAACTTACCTGATCATTTTCCCAAGTCCAATAAGGGATAAATCTCCCTGTTTGATCATGTCCCTTGGTGTTCTTATACTTTTT
This window of the Rummeliibacillus pycnus genome carries:
- a CDS encoding PDR/VanB family oxidoreductase → MRVAGNIEVKIEKIIHETPNVKRFRLVPTDQSLLPPFTGGSHIETTIENNDQRFVRSYSLTSPPTERNFYEIAIQRDPHSRGGSVFWHEQAEIGQTLCISFPRNHFPLSSRGRHHAFYAAGIGITPFLTMIRDLPKEDTFELHYAARTKQSCAFYDYLQEHYPDQTTFYFSRVQNPQRLTTDIMATHRVGTHVYFCGPTPMVEEFRNAAKSIGYPVSAIHFELFGNNADNLPKNPFIVELTESEQILEVSDKETLLETLLKAGIDAPHSCRIGGCGSCEVDVIEGEVDHRDVFLSEENKKTRKTILTCCSRAKSEKLTLKL
- a CDS encoding aldehyde dehydrogenase family protein — protein: MKMTIQTSVLTLKNYINGQWSEPISKQYEEVINPANQEVIAYAPLSTKEETELAIQAAKESFHSGIWASKTTHERAAVLVEIANKIDEMAEELTILETLDNGKRKDEASFDIADAATAFRYYAGLILHPDGETYPVPDNVQAMVIKEPIGVAGLIVPWNFPLLMAVWKIAPALAAGNSIVFKPSEVTPVTAMKLFEIMHDAGVPKGVANMVIGHGDPVGQTIAESIDVDIISFTGSTNTGRKIMQAASSNLKKISLELGGKSPNIIFADADLETAVDYGLFGIFYGAGQVCSSGSRILVEESIYDEFVARYIKRANNIKVGPGLAEETEMGAIVSEQQMNRILNYIESGIQEGATLATGGKRLIENGLDKGFFIAPTVFTDVTNDMRIVREEIFGPVVTIQKFHSEEEAIQLANDTDYGLAGGVFSNDGAKALRVIKKVRAGITWVNDYHPTYVEAPWGGYKQSGIGRSLGKYGLEEFQETKQINIRLNVEPNGWFN
- a CDS encoding Two component regulator three Y domain-containing protein translates to MFKGEKVFESEKSIKYLFQKSYAKTNNLVIIFSAFPTKGKQPTYNFVRTLSEFDCNKLFILDDFGSRASYYLCEKKDFAIERSVISLINFIIKENDINFIISCGSSKGGYAALYYGIKYGFDHIIAASPQYYLGDYLLDQTNSQDVTLFMSGVSADEDHRFLNEIMPKMIEKTQNKPNIFIHLGKDEPHYENHVKPLLAKLDEVHINYELNLGNYHKHSDVGKFFPTLLKNTIRELLNYPSLEIIQSMKGKQSIGSQCIFEVITDSEKNNIAWYVYRDNERIDMKNYSTDHQLSVTFDRVGKYHAKAFAVNSLKHKVSVSSEEIEVF
- a CDS encoding fibronectin type III domain-containing protein, giving the protein MKKLFYSFIFACTLFLSLSIVDRAEASVLGTRENPFNAYEKTIFTYQPYSFKTKKEVELQLLELTTGEKANQIVQQEYKYNVLPQSDEQWLFFKYNLKHIKNSKDEQLAATDIIYNNQYTSDFYFSKNYRGIQPISTAIFYGDLKEYDARKVLLYPGAQSYAYAGALLKKSDGYPLFRIRKANGTYYWFSTDPKAFSVRSNAKSSYAYTGKAIQPSITVKTPKTTLKKNVDYTVSYKNNKNVGKATVTIKGKGQYEGITRSFTFIIKPKSPTIITASNSSKYTVTLKWKKVTGAKKYEIYYAHSGSNYYYKFYTTKSTSKKLSYFGRGNTYKFKIRAVYNSEIYNDSQVKSVKITK
- a CDS encoding methyl-accepting chemotaxis protein, with translation MKLLTKILLSILGTCMIVFVTIVGFNIYQVNQSSVKNAEKLASTESEKQARGVEAKLNYAMDISKGIGTTLGSMVENHKANRQLANTILAKTLQENPNFTGTWTIWEPNAFDGQDKKYKNTKGHDQTGRFIPYWTWENDQVSLLASDDYDKPGENDYYQLAKKTGKEVILNPYTYQISGKKVLMTTIVVPIKINDKVVGAAGVDISLDSMQKISNSIHLYNSGYGAIISNDGTIVSHKLHKLIGKSSFKLAGTNSSKVSNAVQTGQSLSYTDVASNGDDVYKVYTPIHIESTNTPWSLMVTVPLNEVKQEANSLTKYSIMISLIGILILAILVTFIARGLVKPIVKVVDKVEEIAGGNLTTEALTIQSKDEIGQLAKAMNDMTSNTHTLIKDAADISKQVSSYSENLLTYTNEISDGIEQVSATTEQLAAGSTDQAQHANETLEKVQHVDQAGKNIGQYLEEMTNSSQRTEASVEKGLQSAKQSIQGMQVIEEKVASTASIVQQLGEKSKEIRRILDVINDIADQTNLLALNAAIEAARAGEHGKGFSVVADEVRKLAEQSAQSTSQISTIIDGVLKETQEVEQSMNGVVQEVQVGANLIDQNRQAFDDIHQNIDDMVNKIDHVNSASKTIHDATTEVLKAVESIAAISQESSAGTEELSATMEEQNASMQEILGMAQDLSHMAESLDQSLSKFKY